The Sphaeramia orbicularis chromosome 16, fSphaOr1.1, whole genome shotgun sequence genome window below encodes:
- the LOC115435746 gene encoding cornifelin homolog: MANPVVTHQPGAGGYGTNIQTGEWSTGLCSCCSDILICALGFFCPIALSCYTANKYGENCCLGCLPGGITALRTHMRLTYGIQGTICNDALMTACCGLCEVCRMAREIRIRNGEISL, encoded by the exons ATGGCAAACCCAGTGGTGACCCATCAACCTGGTGCAGGTGGTTATGGAACCAATATCCAGACAGGAGAATGGAGCACAGGCCTCTGCTCCTGCTGCAGTGACATTTTAATCT GTGCTCTGGGTTTCTTCTGTCCAATTGCGTTGAGCTGTTACACAGCAAATAAATACGGAGAGAACTGCTGCCTGGGCTGTTTGCCAGGTGGTATTACAGCACTCAGAACTCACATGAGACTAACCTATGGTATTCAG GGGACAATATGCAACGACGCCTTGATGACCGCTTGCTGTGGACTTTGTGAGGTGTGCAGAATGGCTCGAGAAATCCGGATCAGGAATGGAGAGATTTCACTGTAA
- the oscp1b gene encoding protein OSCP1 isoform X1 — protein MSSRTLPLLFINLGGEMLYILDQRLRAQNIPADKAKKAPIPAWIEDDRRRVMNDIITTMFNKKFLEELFKPQELYSKKALRTVFDRLAHASIMRLNQASMDKLYDLMTMAFKYQVLLCTRPKDILLVSFNHMDAIKDFVKDSPSILSQVDETYRQLIEMYTPLSSGEFQLIRQTLLIFFQDMHIRVSIFLKDKVQNSNGRFVLPTSGPVPYGTQIPGLIRMFSCTGEEVSRLQFNNGGNYTSPLREGSFEIFGDRVTKLGTNMYSVSRPVETHMSGTSKNSAQHTKVSAVPNPLAKEELNLLARLMGGLEVQKPGNADNGFRVNLFATDEEEEEALISRPDELSYGVINIQATKDQHANAELAKIMGEFTESGDQSPSASSKGDDLLAMMDGL, from the exons ATGTCTTCAAGGACACTGCCGCTGCTCTTCATCAATCTCGGTGGAGAAATGCTTTATATCCTGGACCAGCGCCTTCGAGCCCAGAACATCCCCGCTGACAAGGCTAAGAAAG CTCCTATACCTGCCTGGATAGAGGATGACAGAAGGAGAG TTATGAATGATATCATCACCACAATGTTCAACAAAAAGTTCTTGGAAGAGCTTTTCAAACCACAGGAACTTTATTCCAAGAAGGCCCTGCGGACTGTGTTTGACAGGTTGGCCCACGCATCCATTATGAGACTCAATCAAGCTAGCATGGACAAG CTGTATGACTTGATGACCATGGCATTTAAGTACCAGGTCCTGCTCTGCACTCGGCCTAAAGACATCCTCCTCGTCTCCTTTAACCACATGGATGCAATCAAAGACTTTGTGAAAGACAGCCCTAGCATTCTCAGCCAGGTGGATGAGACGTACCGACAGCTCATAGAG ATGTATACACCCTTATCTAGTGGTGAATTCCAGCTAATCAGACAAACTCTTCTTATCTTCTTCCAAGACATGCATATAAGG gtGTCTATTTTTCTTAAGGACAAAGTACAGAACTCTAATGGCCGCTTTGTACTCCCCACTAGTGGCCCTGTGCCCTATGGTACACAAATCCCTGGATTAATAAG GATGTTTAGCTGTACGGGTGAAGAGGTGAGCAGACTGCAGTTCAATAACGGTGGAAACTATACCTCACCTCTCCGGGAGGGATCCTTTGAGATTTTTGGAGACAGGGTCACCAAACTGGGCACAAACAT GTACAGTGTAAGCCGCCCTGTGGAAACACACATGTCAGGTACATCTAAAAACTCTGCTCAGCACACAAAG GTCAGTGCTGTTCCCAACCCCCTGGCTAAAGAGGAACTCAACCTGTTGGCCAGATTAATGGGAGGATTAGAAGTTCAAAAACCTGGAAATGCAGACAACGGCTTCCGGGTCAACCTCTTCGCTACAGATGAGGAAGAAGA AGAGGCATTAATATCAAGACCAGATGAGCTCTCATATGGAGTCATAAACATCCAGGcaacaaag GACCAGCATGCCAATGCTGAACTGGCCAAGATCATGGGAGAGTTTACAGAGTCTGGGGATCAGTCTCCCAGTGCCAGCAGCAAAGGAGATGACCTTCTGGCTATGATGGATGGTCTGTGA
- the oscp1b gene encoding protein OSCP1 isoform X2 yields MSSRTLPLLFINLGGEMLYILDQRLRAQNIPADKAKKVMNDIITTMFNKKFLEELFKPQELYSKKALRTVFDRLAHASIMRLNQASMDKLYDLMTMAFKYQVLLCTRPKDILLVSFNHMDAIKDFVKDSPSILSQVDETYRQLIEMYTPLSSGEFQLIRQTLLIFFQDMHIRVSIFLKDKVQNSNGRFVLPTSGPVPYGTQIPGLIRMFSCTGEEVSRLQFNNGGNYTSPLREGSFEIFGDRVTKLGTNMYSVSRPVETHMSGTSKNSAQHTKVSAVPNPLAKEELNLLARLMGGLEVQKPGNADNGFRVNLFATDEEEEEALISRPDELSYGVINIQATKDQHANAELAKIMGEFTESGDQSPSASSKGDDLLAMMDGL; encoded by the exons ATGTCTTCAAGGACACTGCCGCTGCTCTTCATCAATCTCGGTGGAGAAATGCTTTATATCCTGGACCAGCGCCTTCGAGCCCAGAACATCCCCGCTGACAAGGCTAAGAAAG TTATGAATGATATCATCACCACAATGTTCAACAAAAAGTTCTTGGAAGAGCTTTTCAAACCACAGGAACTTTATTCCAAGAAGGCCCTGCGGACTGTGTTTGACAGGTTGGCCCACGCATCCATTATGAGACTCAATCAAGCTAGCATGGACAAG CTGTATGACTTGATGACCATGGCATTTAAGTACCAGGTCCTGCTCTGCACTCGGCCTAAAGACATCCTCCTCGTCTCCTTTAACCACATGGATGCAATCAAAGACTTTGTGAAAGACAGCCCTAGCATTCTCAGCCAGGTGGATGAGACGTACCGACAGCTCATAGAG ATGTATACACCCTTATCTAGTGGTGAATTCCAGCTAATCAGACAAACTCTTCTTATCTTCTTCCAAGACATGCATATAAGG gtGTCTATTTTTCTTAAGGACAAAGTACAGAACTCTAATGGCCGCTTTGTACTCCCCACTAGTGGCCCTGTGCCCTATGGTACACAAATCCCTGGATTAATAAG GATGTTTAGCTGTACGGGTGAAGAGGTGAGCAGACTGCAGTTCAATAACGGTGGAAACTATACCTCACCTCTCCGGGAGGGATCCTTTGAGATTTTTGGAGACAGGGTCACCAAACTGGGCACAAACAT GTACAGTGTAAGCCGCCCTGTGGAAACACACATGTCAGGTACATCTAAAAACTCTGCTCAGCACACAAAG GTCAGTGCTGTTCCCAACCCCCTGGCTAAAGAGGAACTCAACCTGTTGGCCAGATTAATGGGAGGATTAGAAGTTCAAAAACCTGGAAATGCAGACAACGGCTTCCGGGTCAACCTCTTCGCTACAGATGAGGAAGAAGA AGAGGCATTAATATCAAGACCAGATGAGCTCTCATATGGAGTCATAAACATCCAGGcaacaaag GACCAGCATGCCAATGCTGAACTGGCCAAGATCATGGGAGAGTTTACAGAGTCTGGGGATCAGTCTCCCAGTGCCAGCAGCAAAGGAGATGACCTTCTGGCTATGATGGATGGTCTGTGA